The Kordia sp. SMS9 DNA window AAAGTAAAGACATATATAGAAAGTGAAATTACTAGACTAGGTCTGGAAGATTATGTAGAAGAAGTGTTGGTTCCAACGGAGAAAGTAATTCAAATTCGTAACGGAAAAAAAATCAACAAAGAAAGAGTATATTTCCCAGGCTATATTATGGTGAAAGCAAATTTAGCTGGAGAAGTAACGCACGTAATAAAATCAGTAACCAATGTGATTGGCTTTTTAGGAGAAGTAAAAGGAGGAGATCCTGTTCCTTTAAGACAATCTGAAGTGAATAGAATGCTTGGTAAAGTAGACGAATTAGCAGTGAAAACTGATAATATTGCTATTCCATTCACATTAGGAGAAACTGTAAAAGTAATTGATGGTCCTTTCAATGGATTCAACGGATCGGTTGAAAAAATCAATGAAGAAAAACGTAAGTTAGAAGTGATGGTGAAAATTTTCGGAAGAAAAACGCCACTAGAGCTAAGTTACATGCAAGTAGAGAAAGTATAATTGTTACATATTATATAAGTAGTACTTTTTAGCTTCCAAACAAAAAAGTGCTGCACAATTTAAAACAAGAAAATGGCAAAAGAATTAAGTAAAGTAGTTAAGCTACAAGTTAGGGGAGGTGCAGCGAATCCGTCGCCACCGGTTGGACCCGCTTTAGGTGCTGCCGGTGTGAATATCATGGAGTTCTGTAAGCAGTTTAATGCAAGAACACAAGATAAACAAGGTAAGGTAGTTCCAGTTGTTATTTCTGTATACAAAGACAAGTCTTTTGACTTTGTAGTGAAAACAGCGCCAGCAGCAGTTCAGCTATTGGAAGCGGCAAAGATTAAAAAAGGATCAGGAGAACCAAACCGTAAAAAGGTAGCAAGCGTTACTTGGGAACAAGTAAGAGCAATTGCAGAAGACAAAATGGTAGACTTAAATGCGTTTACTGCTGAGTCAGCAATGAGTATGGTTGCAGGGACTGCAAGATCTATGGGATTAACAGTATCTGGAGACAAACCTTTTTAAATCTAAGAACAAATGGCACGAGTAACAAAAAAGCAAAAAGAAGCTTTGGCTAAAGTTGACAAGAATAAATTGTATTCTGTCGCAGAAGCATCAAGCTTAGTAAAAGAAATAACAAATGTAAAATTTGATGCGTCTGTAGACCTTGCTGTTAGATTGGGTGTTGATCCACGTAAAGCTAACCAAATGGTAAGAGGTGTAGTAACATTACCTCACGGAACAGGTAAAGACGTAAAAGTTTTAGCATTAGTAACTCCAGACAAAGAAGCTGAAGCACAAGAGGCAGGAGCTGATTATGTTGGATTAGATGAATTCCTTCAAAAAATTAAAGGAGGATGGACAGATGTTGACGTAATCATCACTATGCCAAGTGTAATGGGTAAATTAGGACCTTTAGGACGAATCTTAGGACCAAGAGGATTAATGCCAAACCCAAAAACTGGTACAGTAACAATGGACGTTGCGAAAGCTGTAAAAGAAGTGAAAGCTGGTAAAATTGACTTTAAAGTTGATAAAACTGGAATCGTTCATGCAGCAATTGGTAAGTCTTCATTCTCTGCTGACAAAATTGAAGGGAATGCAGCTGAATTATTACAAACATTAATGAAATTAAAGCCAACTGCGGCAAAAGGTACATACATTAAAAGTATTTACATGTCTAGTACGATGAGCCCAAGTGTAGCTGTTGATCCAAAAACAATTGCATAGGTAGTTAAAAAGATTTTATCATGACTAAAGAAGAAAAATCAGTAGTAATAGACGAATTAACTGCACAGTTAGCTGAAAATACAAATATTTACTTAACAGACATCTCTGGGTTAAATGCTGAAGCAACTTCAGATTTAAGAAGAGCATGTTTTAAAGGAAATATCAAACTTGCAGTAATCAAGAACACATTGCTTGCAAAAGCAATGGAAGCTTCTGAAAAAGATTTCGGAGAACTTCCTGAAGTATTAAAAGGAAACACTTCGTTAATGTTGTCAGAAACTGGAAACGCTCCTGCGAAATTAATCAAAGAATTCAGAAAGAAAAAGAAAGCTGAAAAGCCACTTTTAAAAGGTGCTTTCATTGAATCTGCGGTGTACGTTGGAGACGATCAATTAGATGTCTTAGTTGATATCAAATCTAGAGAAGAGCTTATTGGAGAAATTGTTGGATTATTACAATCTCCTGCTAAGAACGTTGTTTCTGCTCTTCAATCTGGAGGAGGAAAATTAGCTGGTATCTTAAAAACATTATCTGAAAGATAATTTAAAAAGTACGCACTTAATAAAACAAATATTTAACAAAAACACATTATTTTAAAACGATAGAAAATGGCAGATTTAAAAGAATTCGCAGAACAGTTAGTTAACTTAACAGTAAAAGAAGTTAATGAATTAGCTGATATATTAAAAGATGAGTATGGTATTGAGCCTGCTGCTGCAGCTGTAGCTGTTGCTGCTGGTCCTGGTGCCGGAGCTGAAGAAGCTGAAGAGCAAACTGAGTTTGACGTAATCTTAAAAGCGGCAGGTGGATCTAAATTAGCAGTAGTTAAATTAGTAAAAGAATTAACAGGTTTAGGTCTTAAAGACGCTAAAGGTGTTGTTGATTCTGCACCAGCTCCAATCAAAGAAGGAGTAACTAAAGATGAGGCTGAAGGTCTTAAAGCAGCTTTAGAAGAAGCAGGAGCAGAGGTTGAGCTTAAGTAAGCTTACCAAGCTATAGAAACTTGGTTTAGGTCTTTGGGAAGTGTCCCTCAGACCTAAACCCTTTTGTGTATATAAGCGTGAATACGTTTTATTTTATTTTATTTTAATCATAATATTGTCCATTGATGTTCATA harbors:
- the rplA gene encoding 50S ribosomal protein L1, with the translated sequence MARVTKKQKEALAKVDKNKLYSVAEASSLVKEITNVKFDASVDLAVRLGVDPRKANQMVRGVVTLPHGTGKDVKVLALVTPDKEAEAQEAGADYVGLDEFLQKIKGGWTDVDVIITMPSVMGKLGPLGRILGPRGLMPNPKTGTVTMDVAKAVKEVKAGKIDFKVDKTGIVHAAIGKSSFSADKIEGNAAELLQTLMKLKPTAAKGTYIKSIYMSSTMSPSVAVDPKTIA
- the rplJ gene encoding 50S ribosomal protein L10, giving the protein MTKEEKSVVIDELTAQLAENTNIYLTDISGLNAEATSDLRRACFKGNIKLAVIKNTLLAKAMEASEKDFGELPEVLKGNTSLMLSETGNAPAKLIKEFRKKKKAEKPLLKGAFIESAVYVGDDQLDVLVDIKSREELIGEIVGLLQSPAKNVVSALQSGGGKLAGILKTLSER
- the rplL gene encoding 50S ribosomal protein L7/L12, producing MADLKEFAEQLVNLTVKEVNELADILKDEYGIEPAAAAVAVAAGPGAGAEEAEEQTEFDVILKAAGGSKLAVVKLVKELTGLGLKDAKGVVDSAPAPIKEGVTKDEAEGLKAALEEAGAEVELK
- the nusG gene encoding transcription termination/antitermination protein NusG, whose amino-acid sequence is MADSNVKKWYVVRAVSGQENKVKTYIESEITRLGLEDYVEEVLVPTEKVIQIRNGKKINKERVYFPGYIMVKANLAGEVTHVIKSVTNVIGFLGEVKGGDPVPLRQSEVNRMLGKVDELAVKTDNIAIPFTLGETVKVIDGPFNGFNGSVEKINEEKRKLEVMVKIFGRKTPLELSYMQVEKV
- the rplK gene encoding 50S ribosomal protein L11, with product MAKELSKVVKLQVRGGAANPSPPVGPALGAAGVNIMEFCKQFNARTQDKQGKVVPVVISVYKDKSFDFVVKTAPAAVQLLEAAKIKKGSGEPNRKKVASVTWEQVRAIAEDKMVDLNAFTAESAMSMVAGTARSMGLTVSGDKPF